From Salvia splendens isolate huo1 chromosome 3, SspV2, whole genome shotgun sequence, a single genomic window includes:
- the LOC121795731 gene encoding autophagy-related protein 11-like isoform X2, with product MSSNALEGVVRLGKLVIHIAENGHSYELDCEEYTLVEAVQKFLESVCGIPFNDQLLLCLDMKLDSQRPLSTYKLPSSEREVFLFNKARMRSNSPSPQLEQCDFIDIPDPPAPSSSHNPHPLDDASDPALKALPSYERQFRYHFQWGDAIYSRTSAKIEMCERLLQEQKVQERALEIARGNLDYFYRIVLQNYSDFMKCYSQQHRQHNSLLVNFGRDVEKLRAIRLHPSLQTSSRKCLLDFVKEENLRKTVEDCSSSHRQFENKVSEFKQEFGDLKHNTENLFSGKASFLVKDLELTIKDHQQFINEQKSIVQALSKDVNTVKKLVDDCISSKLSSSLRPHDAVSALGPMYDSHEKNYLPRMQECDRAISNLLNFCRDKKNEMNNFVHNYMQKIAYIQFSIKDVRYKFSVFQEALKRQSDQFEHLKVVRGIGPAYRACLAEVVRRKASMKIYMGKAGQLAEKLAAEREDEVRRREEFLKVHNTFIPRDILASMGLYDTPNPCDVNVSPFDTNLLALDYSDVDRYAPESLVGPSTRSEKHGSPRTSLSMSNEGSLSSEVEGFGVDLPEKYDFQEFIEGSELMDIAGTSKMEVENAKLKAELASKIALLCSMSTELDYGSFDDEKIETMLRNAAEKTSEALHLKDEYGKHLQSMLKIKQMQCESYEKRIQELEQRLSDQYLRGKVSVDGDESAVSTAKINDNKSDVSGIEEVHMPHAMEEVSCASSSLKSGLVSDHSKAQEGLGDNMMDSSIMLNPQLDSSMLDLHRDKGHLHDKEKKDAPLSDAGMALTASNMAVSMSRPTDLLSYETAVQPDLGAKECDSLVIELQNALAEKSGQLENAETKIQELMDDVSKLGRELEIGRKLLDESQMNCAHLENCLHEAREEAQTHLCAADRRASEYSALRISAIKTRGLFERMKNCVLTSGVATFADALRSLAQSLNSVASETDDDGTAEFRDCIRVLADKVSALSRQRTELFDRHSKIEAASEKLTKELEEKKELVNTLYMKHQLEKQF from the exons ATGAGTTCTAATGCATTGGAAGGTGTTGTTCGATTGGGGAAACTTGTGATTCATATTGCTGAGAATGGGCACTCATATGAGCTTGACTGTGAGGAATATACGCTTGTTGAGGCTGTGCAGAAGTTCCTGGAGTCAGTGTGTGGGATACCGTTCAATGATCAGCTTCTGTTGTGCTTGGACATGAAATTGGACTCTCAACGCCCACTATCGACTTATAAACTCCCATCTAGTGAGCGAGAAGTGTTTTTGTTCAATAAAGCGAGGATGCGGAGCAATTCACCTTCCCCCCAGCTGGAGCAATGTGACTTTATTGATATCCCTGATCCCCCAGCGCCGTCCTCGTCTCATAACCCTCACCCTCTGGATGATGCTTCAGATCCTGCACTAAAGGCCTTGCCTTCATACGAGAGGCAATTTAGATATCATTTTCAGTGGGGAGATGCTATTTACAGCCGTACATCAGCTAAAATTGAAATGTGTGAGAGGCTTTTGCAAGAGCAGAAGGTGCAAGAGAGGGCGTTGGAGATTGCAAGGGGTAATTTGGATTATTTCTACAGAATTGTGCTTCAAAACTACAGCGATTTTATGAAATGTTACTCACAGCAGCACCGCCAACATAATAGCCTTTTGGTGAACTTTGGGAGGGATGTGGAAAAATTGAGAGCTATCAGACTTCATCCATCATTGCAAACTTCTAGCCGGAAGTGCCTATTAGATTTTGTGAAAGAAGAGAATCTGCGGAAAACAGTCGAAGATTGCAGTAGTTCCCACAGGCAGTTTGAGAACAAAGTTTCAGAATTTAAACAGGAGTTTGGAGATCTAAAGCACAATACAGAAAATTTATTTTCTGGAAAGGCTTCATTTCTTGTCAAGGATTTGGAATTGACAATAAAAGACCACCAGCAGTTTATTAATGAGCAAAAGAGCATTGTGCAAGCTCTCAG TAAGGATGTAAATACCGTAAAGAAGCTTGTGGATGACTGTATTTCCAGCAAGTTGTCGTCTTCATTACGCCCTCATGATGCTGTTTCTGCATTGGGACCAATGTATGATAGCCACGAGAAAAACTACCTTCCAAGGATGCAAGAATGTGATCGTGCAATTTCTAATTTACTCAACTTCTGTAGAGATAAAAAGAACGAGATGAATAATTTTGTTCACAATTACATGCAAAAGATTGCATATATACAGTTTAGCATCAAAGATGTGCGCTACAAGTTCTCTGTGTTCCAGGAGGCGTTGAAGCGTCAGAGTGATCAATTTGAGCACCTAAAAGTTGTGCGTGGGATAGGTCCTGCTTATAGGGCATGCCTTGCTGAAGTAGTGAGAAGAAAAGCTTCAATGAAGATCTATATGGGCAAGGCTGGGCAGTTGGCTGAAAAACTTGCTGCAGAGAGGGAGGATGAAGTTAGGAGACGTGAGGAGTTTCTGAAAGTCCATAATACTTTTATTCCTCGCGACATTTTAGCATCCATGGGGTTGTATGACACCCCTAACCCGTGTGATGTCAATGTTTCCCCTTTCGACACTAATTTGCTCGCTCTAGATTATTCAGATGTAGACCGTTATGCTCCTGAATCACTGGTAGGACCCTCTACTAGGAGTGAGAAACATGGGTCTCCGAGGACATCCCTGTCAATGTCGAATGAGGGTTCTCTCTCATCTGAAGTTGAAGGATTTGGCGTAGACCTCCCAGAGAAGTATGATTTTCAGGAATTTATTGAGGGGTCAGAATTGATGGATATTGCGGGGACTAGCAAGATGGAAGTTGAGAATGCGAAACTTAAAGCTGAACTTGCTTCCAAAATTGCCCTGTTATGTTCAATGAGCACCGAGCTTGATTATGGATCTTTTGATGATGAAAAAATAGAGACCATGTTGAGGAATGCTGCGGAGAAGACATCTGAAGCTTTGCATCTGAAAGATGAGTATGGAAAACACCTCCAATCAATGCTAAAGATAAAGCAAATGCAGTGTGAGTCTTATGAAAAACGGATTCAGGAATTAGAACAAAGGTTGTCTGATCAGTATCTAAGGGGTAAGGTTTCGGTGGATGGGGACGAATCTGCAGTTTCAACTGCAAAGATAAATGATAACAAGTCGGATGTATCAGGTATTGAAGAAGTGCACATGCCCCATGCAATGGAAGAAGTCTCTTGTGCATCGAGCTCATTGAAATCGGGGCTTGTCTCTGATCATAGTAAGGCACAAGAAGGACTAGGGGATAATATGATGGACTCCTCTATTATGTTAAATCCACAGTTGGATTCATCAATGCTAGATCTGCACCGTGATAAAGGACATCTCCATGACAAGGAAAAGAAAGATGCACCGTTGTCTGATGCAGGCATGGCACTTACTGCTAGTAACATGGCGGTCAGCATGTCTCGACCAACAGACTTATTGTCTTATGAAACAGCTGTTCAGCCAGATTTAGGTGCTAAAGAATGTGATAGCCTTGTGATAGAATTGCAAAACGCACTAGCAGAGAAATCAGGTCAATTAGAGAATGCAGAAACTAAGATCCAAGAATTAATGGATGATGTTTCCAAGCTTGGGAGGGAGTTAGAGATCGGTCGAAAGCTGCTCGATGAATCTCAG ATGAATTGCGCTCATTTAGAGAACTGTCTGCATGAGGCGAGAGAGGAGGCTCAAACCCATCTTTGTGCTGCTGATCGTAGGGCTTCAGAGTATAGTGCATTGCGTATCTCTGCCATCAAAACACGCGGTCTTTTTGAAAGAATGAAAAACTGTGTTTTAACATCTGGGGTGGCAACTTTCGCTGATGCTTTGCGTAGTTTAGCTCAGTCTTTAAACAG TGTTGCCAGTGAAACTGATGATGACGGTACTGCTGAGTTCCGTGACTGCATAAGGGTGCTAGCAGATAAAGTCAGTGCTTTGTCGCGACAACGTACTGAATTGTTCGACAGACACTCCAAAATTGAAGCTGCAAGTGAGAAACTCACTAAGGAACTAGAAGAGAAGAAAGAGTTGGTGAATACTCTTTACATGAAGCATCAACTCGAAAAGCAG TTTTAA
- the LOC121796892 gene encoding uncharacterized protein LOC121796892, protein MSPYRLVFGKMCHLPVGVEHQAFWAIKEMNLNVESGAEERRLQLQELEELRLDSYDSAICYKEKTKMWHDKNFARRSSRWIGPYTIIGIRANGAIELQGSDPDSPSFLVNGHKVKPYRDGTEVCVVDDIPLLMPNSHQ, encoded by the exons ATGTCCCCTTACCGGCTGGTATtcgggaagatgtgccatttgccTGTGGGAGTCGAGCATCAAGCATTCTGGGCGATCAAAGAGATGAATCTGAATGTCGAGTCTGGTGCTGAAGAAAGGAGATTGCAGCTGCAAGAGCTTGAGGAGCTCCGCCTTGACTCTTACGACTCTGCCATATGCTATAAAGAGAAGACaaaaatgtggcatgacaagaactTCGCAAGAAGGAGCTCAAG GTGGATAGGCCCCTATACCATCATCGGCATAAGAGCCAATGGAGCAATCGAACTCCAAGGAAGCGATCCTGATTCGCCTTCCTTTTTGGTGAATGGGCATAAGGTGAAGCCATATAGAGATGGAACGGAGGTGTGTgtggtggacgacattccactactcatgcctaaCTCTCACCAGTGA
- the LOC121795731 gene encoding autophagy-related protein 11-like isoform X1 yields the protein MSSNALEGVVRLGKLVIHIAENGHSYELDCEEYTLVEAVQKFLESVCGIPFNDQLLLCLDMKLDSQRPLSTYKLPSSEREVFLFNKARMRSNSPSPQLEQCDFIDIPDPPAPSSSHNPHPLDDASDPALKALPSYERQFRYHFQWGDAIYSRTSAKIEMCERLLQEQKVQERALEIARGNLDYFYRIVLQNYSDFMKCYSQQHRQHNSLLVNFGRDVEKLRAIRLHPSLQTSSRKCLLDFVKEENLRKTVEDCSSSHRQFENKVSEFKQEFGDLKHNTENLFSGKASFLVKDLELTIKDHQQFINEQKSIVQALSKDVNTVKKLVDDCISSKLSSSLRPHDAVSALGPMYDSHEKNYLPRMQECDRAISNLLNFCRDKKNEMNNFVHNYMQKIAYIQFSIKDVRYKFSVFQEALKRQSDQFEHLKVVRGIGPAYRACLAEVVRRKASMKIYMGKAGQLAEKLAAEREDEVRRREEFLKVHNTFIPRDILASMGLYDTPNPCDVNVSPFDTNLLALDYSDVDRYAPESLVGPSTRSEKHGSPRTSLSMSNEGSLSSEVEGFGVDLPEKYDFQEFIEGSELMDIAGTSKMEVENAKLKAELASKIALLCSMSTELDYGSFDDEKIETMLRNAAEKTSEALHLKDEYGKHLQSMLKIKQMQCESYEKRIQELEQRLSDQYLRGKVSVDGDESAVSTAKINDNKSDVSGIEEVHMPHAMEEVSCASSSLKSGLVSDHSKAQEGLGDNMMDSSIMLNPQLDSSMLDLHRDKGHLHDKEKKDAPLSDAGMALTASNMAVSMSRPTDLLSYETAVQPDLGAKECDSLVIELQNALAEKSGQLENAETKIQELMDDVSKLGRELEIGRKLLDESQMNCAHLENCLHEAREEAQTHLCAADRRASEYSALRISAIKTRGLFERMKNCVLTSGVATFADALRSLAQSLNSVASETDDDGTAEFRDCIRVLADKVSALSRQRTELFDRHSKIEAASEKLTKELEEKKELVNTLYMKHQLEKQANKEKISFGRLEVHEIAAFVLKSSVYYEAINRNCPYYYLSAESVALFTDHLPSRPSYIVGQVVHIERRIAKSPAPASQQSEHGRDRVDVLMPEIGSRRLGLSSASASNPYGLPVGCEYFIVTIAMLPDTTIHSPTS from the exons ATGAGTTCTAATGCATTGGAAGGTGTTGTTCGATTGGGGAAACTTGTGATTCATATTGCTGAGAATGGGCACTCATATGAGCTTGACTGTGAGGAATATACGCTTGTTGAGGCTGTGCAGAAGTTCCTGGAGTCAGTGTGTGGGATACCGTTCAATGATCAGCTTCTGTTGTGCTTGGACATGAAATTGGACTCTCAACGCCCACTATCGACTTATAAACTCCCATCTAGTGAGCGAGAAGTGTTTTTGTTCAATAAAGCGAGGATGCGGAGCAATTCACCTTCCCCCCAGCTGGAGCAATGTGACTTTATTGATATCCCTGATCCCCCAGCGCCGTCCTCGTCTCATAACCCTCACCCTCTGGATGATGCTTCAGATCCTGCACTAAAGGCCTTGCCTTCATACGAGAGGCAATTTAGATATCATTTTCAGTGGGGAGATGCTATTTACAGCCGTACATCAGCTAAAATTGAAATGTGTGAGAGGCTTTTGCAAGAGCAGAAGGTGCAAGAGAGGGCGTTGGAGATTGCAAGGGGTAATTTGGATTATTTCTACAGAATTGTGCTTCAAAACTACAGCGATTTTATGAAATGTTACTCACAGCAGCACCGCCAACATAATAGCCTTTTGGTGAACTTTGGGAGGGATGTGGAAAAATTGAGAGCTATCAGACTTCATCCATCATTGCAAACTTCTAGCCGGAAGTGCCTATTAGATTTTGTGAAAGAAGAGAATCTGCGGAAAACAGTCGAAGATTGCAGTAGTTCCCACAGGCAGTTTGAGAACAAAGTTTCAGAATTTAAACAGGAGTTTGGAGATCTAAAGCACAATACAGAAAATTTATTTTCTGGAAAGGCTTCATTTCTTGTCAAGGATTTGGAATTGACAATAAAAGACCACCAGCAGTTTATTAATGAGCAAAAGAGCATTGTGCAAGCTCTCAG TAAGGATGTAAATACCGTAAAGAAGCTTGTGGATGACTGTATTTCCAGCAAGTTGTCGTCTTCATTACGCCCTCATGATGCTGTTTCTGCATTGGGACCAATGTATGATAGCCACGAGAAAAACTACCTTCCAAGGATGCAAGAATGTGATCGTGCAATTTCTAATTTACTCAACTTCTGTAGAGATAAAAAGAACGAGATGAATAATTTTGTTCACAATTACATGCAAAAGATTGCATATATACAGTTTAGCATCAAAGATGTGCGCTACAAGTTCTCTGTGTTCCAGGAGGCGTTGAAGCGTCAGAGTGATCAATTTGAGCACCTAAAAGTTGTGCGTGGGATAGGTCCTGCTTATAGGGCATGCCTTGCTGAAGTAGTGAGAAGAAAAGCTTCAATGAAGATCTATATGGGCAAGGCTGGGCAGTTGGCTGAAAAACTTGCTGCAGAGAGGGAGGATGAAGTTAGGAGACGTGAGGAGTTTCTGAAAGTCCATAATACTTTTATTCCTCGCGACATTTTAGCATCCATGGGGTTGTATGACACCCCTAACCCGTGTGATGTCAATGTTTCCCCTTTCGACACTAATTTGCTCGCTCTAGATTATTCAGATGTAGACCGTTATGCTCCTGAATCACTGGTAGGACCCTCTACTAGGAGTGAGAAACATGGGTCTCCGAGGACATCCCTGTCAATGTCGAATGAGGGTTCTCTCTCATCTGAAGTTGAAGGATTTGGCGTAGACCTCCCAGAGAAGTATGATTTTCAGGAATTTATTGAGGGGTCAGAATTGATGGATATTGCGGGGACTAGCAAGATGGAAGTTGAGAATGCGAAACTTAAAGCTGAACTTGCTTCCAAAATTGCCCTGTTATGTTCAATGAGCACCGAGCTTGATTATGGATCTTTTGATGATGAAAAAATAGAGACCATGTTGAGGAATGCTGCGGAGAAGACATCTGAAGCTTTGCATCTGAAAGATGAGTATGGAAAACACCTCCAATCAATGCTAAAGATAAAGCAAATGCAGTGTGAGTCTTATGAAAAACGGATTCAGGAATTAGAACAAAGGTTGTCTGATCAGTATCTAAGGGGTAAGGTTTCGGTGGATGGGGACGAATCTGCAGTTTCAACTGCAAAGATAAATGATAACAAGTCGGATGTATCAGGTATTGAAGAAGTGCACATGCCCCATGCAATGGAAGAAGTCTCTTGTGCATCGAGCTCATTGAAATCGGGGCTTGTCTCTGATCATAGTAAGGCACAAGAAGGACTAGGGGATAATATGATGGACTCCTCTATTATGTTAAATCCACAGTTGGATTCATCAATGCTAGATCTGCACCGTGATAAAGGACATCTCCATGACAAGGAAAAGAAAGATGCACCGTTGTCTGATGCAGGCATGGCACTTACTGCTAGTAACATGGCGGTCAGCATGTCTCGACCAACAGACTTATTGTCTTATGAAACAGCTGTTCAGCCAGATTTAGGTGCTAAAGAATGTGATAGCCTTGTGATAGAATTGCAAAACGCACTAGCAGAGAAATCAGGTCAATTAGAGAATGCAGAAACTAAGATCCAAGAATTAATGGATGATGTTTCCAAGCTTGGGAGGGAGTTAGAGATCGGTCGAAAGCTGCTCGATGAATCTCAG ATGAATTGCGCTCATTTAGAGAACTGTCTGCATGAGGCGAGAGAGGAGGCTCAAACCCATCTTTGTGCTGCTGATCGTAGGGCTTCAGAGTATAGTGCATTGCGTATCTCTGCCATCAAAACACGCGGTCTTTTTGAAAGAATGAAAAACTGTGTTTTAACATCTGGGGTGGCAACTTTCGCTGATGCTTTGCGTAGTTTAGCTCAGTCTTTAAACAG TGTTGCCAGTGAAACTGATGATGACGGTACTGCTGAGTTCCGTGACTGCATAAGGGTGCTAGCAGATAAAGTCAGTGCTTTGTCGCGACAACGTACTGAATTGTTCGACAGACACTCCAAAATTGAAGCTGCAAGTGAGAAACTCACTAAGGAACTAGAAGAGAAGAAAGAGTTGGTGAATACTCTTTACATGAAGCATCAACTCGAAAAGCAG GCGAACAAAGAGAAGATATCCTTCGGGCGGTTAGAAGTGCACGAGATAGCTGCATTTGTCCTAAAATCTTCTGTTTACTACGAGGCCATCAACCGCAACTGCCCTTACTACTATCTATCTGCTGAGTCGGTAGCCTTGTTCACTGATCACCTCCCGAGCCGTCCAAGCTATATCGTAGGGCAGGTCGTGCACATTGAGAGAAGAATAGCAAAGTCACCAGCCCCGGCATCACAACAAAGCGAGCATGGAAGAGACCGGGTGGATGTGCTGATGCCGGAGATTGGCAGCCGGCGGTTGGGGCTGAGTTCAGCATCTGCATCAAACCCTTATGGTCTCCCTGTTGGGTGTGAATACTTCATAGTGACCATAGCCATGTTACCTGATACCACAATTCATTCACCTACTTCCTGA